One genomic segment of Brassica napus cultivar Da-Ae chromosome A3, Da-Ae, whole genome shotgun sequence includes these proteins:
- the LOC106443875 gene encoding peroxidase 28-like: protein MKIAKFSVLLLILYIFPVAFSQLRVGFYSQSCPNAEIIVQNLVRERFGLDPSITAALTRMHFHDCFVQGCDASLLIDPTTTQPSPEKNAGPNGSVRGYELIDEIKTALEAQCPSKVSCSDIVTLATRDSVFFGGGPSYVVPTGRRDGFVSNSEDAEGILPGPGLPVPDMLTFFGNKGMDVFDAVALLGAHTVGIGSCGNFVDRLTNFQGTGQPDPTMDPGLAGRLRNTCSAGGSQFAALDQSTPFAPFSFDNLFYTQIRERKGVLLLDHLLATHPSTSGVVFQYAANNELFKRQFAIAMVKMGSVDVLTGFAGEIRRNCRAFN, encoded by the exons ATGAAGATTGCCAAGTTTTCTGTTCTTCTCCTAATTTTATACATCTTTCCAGTCGCTTTTTCGCAACTGAGAGTCGGATTTTACAGCCAATCCTGCCCTAATGCAGAAATTATAGTACAGAACCTAGTCCGCGAGCGGTTTGGTCTTGACCCTTCAATCACAGCTGCCTTGACTAGGATGCATTTTCATGACTGTTTTGTTCAG GGCTGCGACGCTTCTCTCCTTATAGACCCAACGACGACTCAACCATCACCGGAAAAGAACGCCGGGCCAAACGGCAGCGTGAGAGGGTACGAACTGATCGACGAGATCAAGACGGCTCTGGAGGCTCAATGTCCCTCCAAGGTCTCTTGCTCAGATATAGTCACGCTCGCCACACGTGACTCGGTCTTCTTTGGTGGAGGACCAAGCTACGTGGTCCCAACCGGACGACGTGATGGCTTTGTTTCGAACTCTGAAGACGCCGAAGGGATCCTCCCGGGACCAGGCCTCCCAGTCCCAGATATGCTAACGTTCTTTGGGAATAAAGGGATGGATGTTTTTGATGCAGTGGCTCTTTTGGGTGCTCACACGGTTGGAATAGGATCTTGTGGTAATTTTGTGGATCGACTCACCAATTTTCAAGGAACCGGACAGCCTGATCCCACTATGGACCCCGGTTTGGCTGGCAG GCTAAGGAACACATGTTCAGCTGGAGGCAGCCAATTTGCAGCTCTGGACCAGTCGACACCATTTGCCCCATTCTCATTTGACAACTTGTTTTACACTCAGATCAGAGAGAGGAAAGGAGTTTTACTACTTGATCATCTGCTCGCGACACACCCATCCACTTCCGGTGTTGTGTTTCAATATGCGGCCAACAACGAACTATTCAAACGCCAGTTCGCAATCGCAATGGTGAAAATGGGAAGCGTTGACGTCCTGACCGGGTTCGCTGGTGAGATCAGGAGGaactgtagagctttcaactaa
- the LOC106438964 gene encoding polyribonucleotide nucleotidyltransferase 1, chloroplastic-like produces MLTSPSNALHSTPHFWPIRRSRLLLRPRNFPRFHSGGANFCSLSLLSARSGSSPRFSVRALAGPDASEDGLAFPNHVSVKIPFGNREILVETGLMGRQASSAVTVTDGETIVYTSVCLADVPSEPSDFLPLYVHYQERFSAVGRTSGGFFKREGRTKDHEVLICRLIDRPLRPTMPKGFYNETQILSWVLSYDGLHAPDALAVTSAGIAVALSEVPNSKAVAGVRVGLIGGEFIVNPTVKEMEESQLDLFLAGTDSAILTIEGYSNFLPEEMLVRAVKVGQDAVQATCTAIEALAKKYGKPKMVDAIRLPPPELYNHVKELAGEELSKALQIKSKIARRKAITSLEEKVLTILTEKGYIVDEAAFGTTEAQPELLEDEDEDEEVVPEGEVDQGDVHIRPIPRKPIPLLFSEVDVKLVFKEVSSKLLRRRIVEGGKRSDGRTPDGIRPINSRCGLLPRAHGSSLFTRGETQALAVVTLGDKQMAQRIDNLEGSDEYKRFYLQYTFPPSSVGEVGRIGAPGRREIGHGTLAERALETILPSDDDFPYTIRVESTILESNGSSSMASVCGGCLALQDAGVPVKCSVAGIAMGMVWDTEEFGGDGSPLILSDITGAEDASGDMDFKVAGNEDGVTAFQMDIKVGGITLEIMEKALIQAKAGRRYILAEMAKCSPPPTLSLSKYAPLILIMKVHPSKVYSLIGSGGKKVKSIIEESGVEAIDMQDDGTVKIMANDIASLERAKAIISGLTMVPAVGDIYRNCEIKSMAPYGAFVEIAPGREGLCHVSELSAEWLAKPEDAYNIGDRIDVKLIEVNEKGQLRLSVRALLPESESDKDSQKQPPTTGDSTKSSPRKYVNPSLKDRAATGASGDELVWKKKDVSRVSSGDKPMKSSSNEEDRGSLVNDEATIS; encoded by the exons ATGCTGACGAGTCCCAGCAACGCGCTTCACAGCACTCCGCACTTCTGGCCTATTCGCCGGAGCAGGCTTCTTCTCCGTCCCCGGAACTTCCCTCGTTTCCACTCCGGCGGAGCAAACTTCTGCtcgctctctctcctctccgcaAGAAGTGGGTCGAGTCCTAGATTCAGCGTCAGAGCTCTAGCTGGGCCAGATGCTTCCGAGGACGGTTTAGCTTTTCCTAACCACGTGTCCGTCAAAATCCCTTTCGGAAACAGAGAG ATTTTGGTAGAGACTGGTCTGATGGGAAGACAAGCAAGTTCTGCAGTTACTGTGACAGATGGAGAAACT ATTGTCTACACATCAGTTTGTCTAGCTGATGTCCCTAGTGAGCCTTCAGATTTTCTCCCCCTTTATGTTCATTATCAGGAGCGGTTCTCAGCTGTTGGCCGAACTAG TGGTGGATTTTTTAAGCGAGAAGGGAGAACCAAAGATCACGAG GTTCTGATTTGTAGGTTGATTGATAGACCTCTACGCCCCACTATGCCCAAAGGTTTCTACAACGAAACTCAGATATTATCCTGG GTTTTGAGTTACGACGGGTTACACGCACCTGATGCTTTAGCTGTTACATCTGCTGGAATAGCTGT AGCTCTTTCAGAAGTACCAAACTCAAAGGCGGTTGCAGGAGTTAGAGTCGGTCTTATTGGGGGCGAGTTTATCGTCAACCCAACTGTTAAGGAGATGGAAGAGTCACAGCTAGATTTGTTTCTAGCTGGAACAGATTCTGCTATTTTAACGATAGAG GGATATAGTAATTTTCTTCCTGAGGAAATGCTGGTCAGAGCTGTTAAAGTTGGACAG GATGCAGTACAAGCTACATGCACTGCTATTGAAGCTTTAGCAAAGAAATATGGAAAGCCCAAGATGGTTGATGCTATCAGATTACCACCTCCTGAGCTTTACAACCATGTGAAa GAACTTGCTGGTGAGGAATTGAGCAAAGCGCTACAGATTAAGAGCAAAATAGCAAGAAGGAAAGCAATAACTTCACTGGAAGAAAAGGTTTTGACGATACTGACTGAGAAGGGATATATCGTTGATGAGGCAGCATTTGGAACCACAGAAGCACAACCGGAGCTGTTGGAGGATgaagatgaggacgaggaagttGTTCCTGAAGGTGAGGTGGACCAAGGTGATGTTCACATAAGGCCCATCCCTAGGAAACCTATTCCTTTG CTATTTTCAGAAGTAGATGTGAAGCTGGTCTTCAAAGAAGTATCGTCAAAGCTCCTGAGGAGGCGAATTGTTGAG GGAGGTAAAAGAAGTGATGGTCGAACTCCGGATGGGATCCGGCCAATTAACTCTAGATGTGGTCTGCTTCCAAGAGCACATGGCAGTTCTCTTTTCACACGTGGTGAAACGCAG GCACTGGCAGTTGTTACTCTTGGTGATAAACAGATGGCACAGAGAATTGACAACCTTGAGGGTTCTGATGAATACAAGAGGTTTTATCTTCAG taCACTTTTCCTCCATCGTCAGTTGGTGAAGTTGGACGAATTGGAGCACCGGGTAGAAGAGAAATAGGTCATGGGACACTGGCAGAACGAGCATTGGAGACTATATTACCTAGTGATGATGATTTTCCTTACACTATACGTGTTGAGAGTACAATACTTGAAAGCAATGGTTCTTCAAG CATGGCATCTGTTTGTGGCGGTTGCTTGGCTTTGCAAGATGCTGGAGTTCCAGTCAAATGCTCTGTTGCTGGCATTGCAATGGGAATGGTTTGGGATACAGAAGAATTTGGCGGTGATGGGTCTCCCCTTATCCTTTCTGACATCACTGGAGCTGAAGACGCATCTGGTGATATGGACTTTAAg GTTGCTGGGAATGAGGATGGTGTTACCGCGTTTCAGATGGACATTAAG GTAGGAGGAATCACTTTGGAGATAATGGAAAAGGCTCTGATACAGGCAAAAGCTGGGCGTCGCTATATTCTTG CTGAAATGGCAAAGTGCTCGCCGCCTCCTACGTTGAGTCTCTCAAAATACGCTCCGTTGATACTTATTATGAAG GTCCATCCAAGCAAAGTATACTCTCTTATTGGTTCTGGTGGGAAGAAAGTAAAGAGCATCATTGAAGAATCAGGAGTTGAAGCCATTGATATGCAAGATGATGGAACT GTCAAAATTATGGCAAACGATATAGCGAGTCTGGAGAGGGCGAAAGCGATAATCAGTGGATTGACAATGGTTCCAGCTGTTGGTGATATCTATAG gaATTGTGAAATCAAATCAATGGCTCCTTATGGTGCCTTTGTAGAGATTGCACCTGGGAGAGAAGGACTTTGCCATGTCAGTGAGCTAAGTGCTGAATGGCTTGCCAAACCAGAGGAT GCCTATAATATAGGAGACCGCATTGATGTCAAACTAATAGAG GTGAATGAAAAAGGTCAGCTTCGGCTTAGTGTACGAGCTCTACTTCCGGAATCAGAGTCAGACAAAGACAGCCAGAAACAGCCACCAACAACTGGTGATTCTACCAAGAGTTCACCAAGGAAGTATGTAAATCCTTCGTTGAAGGACCGTGCAGCTACAGGAGCATCTGGGGATGAACTTGTCTGGAAGAAGAAAGATGTCAGTAGAGTATCCAGTGGTGATAAGCCAATGAAAAGCAGTAGCAACGAAGAAGATAGAGGCAGCTTAGTCAATGATGAAGCCACAATCAGCTAG